The Acanthochromis polyacanthus isolate Apoly-LR-REF ecotype Palm Island chromosome 16, KAUST_Apoly_ChrSc, whole genome shotgun sequence genome segment ttgactgttggtcacagctgagtcaatgattgctttatttttctgagtATCTTGGTAATGTCTGTAGATTCTCTGCCATCCAGGTCTTAGTAAtcctaggagcttcagtaaaaagcaactgcacttttcttttatatatatatattttttatcatgtCTTCTGGGAACTTAAAGGAGAAGTTCAGTTGCTTTTTGCTAAAACTCCTAGAATCTGGTTAAGACAAATGGTGTAtgcagggtgtccctaaagtctggactcATTGGTACATCATTAACTATAGTTTTTGCCTCCACACagtaaatatggctttgtcgaaagaagaaagagttgaactggtatttctcagtggatgtgaaggatggacatatggaaAGACAGCAGATGGATTTAATGAACGtcatccaaggaggattccacttggcttttccaCGGTGGCgaaggtggttaaaaagtttaaagaaatgagcagtgtcatggacaaaccccGTTCTGGACGACCAAATGAATCAGCAGAAACTAAAGAATTTCATGCTAGCCCCAAAAATCCACTTCCCTAACCCTACCTTTCAATATCtccatccttcacatccactgagaagtacaaGTTCAACTCCttcttctttcaacaaagccatatttaatctgtggaggcaaaaaatatatatagttaatgagatttcctatgagttcagactttagggacaccatATATTTTCCAATTAAGACAtgcagaatgaagtgatttggATTAAATATTAATGTTAAGCTtatatttgcttgtttttgatgATGACACCACGTGATGCATCTAAGGACCATGCCCATAACCATtcactttttacagtttctggcttggATAAACAGTTcaattaaaagaagaaacagcATTTCTTTCAAACAGTGCTTTGGGTTTCAGGAGATTAACAGGTAGTCTTGCTAacctatccatccattcattgtctatacAAGGCCGGGATGCAAACTGGTGATCtcctagctgcaaggcaaaaatgctaaccaccaaccacTGTGCAAGCCCTTGCTATTCTAACTGCTTCAATTTTAACAATTTTGTGTCAGAAATTAAAGTAGACAAAACGACAATGCAAGAACAGCATTTCATTCTGCAGAGAATCATCAGCCAAGTTTGCAGCTCCTTTCAGCTTCAGTGGGACTTCAAGCTCATTGCTTGTGTCAGGCTAacaattttactgttttgctcCAGTTTTCACCATTTCACTGTTCACAGTAGACATCTGTTTCCAGCAAAAAGAGCTCTGCAGAACCGGTACACTGCCTGCTTAGTATCAAACTGATAGTTGAACATGGCCTAGTATTTAACAGCTAAAGAGACAAATATTTCCCTTAGGAGTTGGTTGAGGCCAAATAGAGAAGGGATAATGGATTTACGTACACTATGTAGACAGAAGCACGACTCCAGACGATAACTACTAGCTGTATTTGCTAACACTTTCACCCTATCAGAGGACCTGTGTCTCTATGGGATACCAAAGTCTGCCATATAAAGATGATGATAAGCCAGTCTTGTATACACAACATGCTTTTGCTGTGTTCAAGTGGCAAATATCTGCTCTCTGTTctactaacagccagcaaaatGTACTCCACAGATCTTTTCTGGTTTACGTCACATCAGGAGAGCTGCACTTAGCAGTCATCACTGGTTTAAGTGtgtgaagaaaaaacatttacactCCTGACTAGAAATAACTGAGTCACATCCAACcacttgtgtttgtttacatgtaaaCTGGAGCTCTCATTTGCCAGCAGTCATTAACATTGAGACGCCTGGAGGAAGCGGAACATGCATGAAGAGGAAAACCTCGATTAATCTGCTGGATCTGACAAACAACCAGGAATCCCCGTGTAATGGCTCATTGTACGGGGAATTTTCCAGTGTTGAGATGTCTGATACACGCCCAGCCGGTGTGTTTATGGTTAAGATGCAgtcatttaaagtgtttttccttcatctttgtgTTTCCTCAAAGGTCTCACAAGAAAATCAAGGACGatgagaaggagaaggagaagaaggacaAGCCAGAGAAGGGCCACTGTTTCTGGGAGAGTGTAACCATGACGATGAGACAAATCTCACCCGCCAAAAAACTGGAGAAGATGGAGGGCTGGGAGCCGCCACACTTGGAGAACTTAAACGAGACTGTGACTGATGAACCGGTGGTGGAGAAGAACCAGAGAGGAGACTTGGCGGTGTCCCTCCCCGACTCCCTAAGCGTCCCATTGGAACTGGCCTCATGGGGAGGCCGGGGCTTGGAGGAGGACTCCTCACGCTACGCTAACCTGTCAGACTCCAAGGATTCCACGGCTGCCGTCAGGTGGACGGCCCGAGCCAAAGTCAAGCTGGCCGGCATCAGCAGGATGAGCAGAGGGATCGTGTCAGAGGGCATGTGGGAGGGATTCAAATAGTAGCCGACTCTCCTTGTCCGTGAAGATCTGAACCAAATATCTGCTTGTTCCGTCGTCAAATGTTAAAGTCGACACGGTGTTGAGATGCTGTAGTGAATCCCTGAATATACCacatgaagtttttttgtttgtttttttagctttgATGTCAATTTTTATGAATGAACTTTTGATTCACTGGCGTAAATCTCAACAAATGAAAGCCTTAAACTACTGTACCATTTTAACTGTGATATCCACTGGCCTGGCATTTAGATATTTGATATTGCCAAGAAATAAGAAGGTTGATTCTCGTGTAATTTTTGTGGCTCTCATAGTGAAACGATGAAGAATATGCAAACCTGCTACTGAAGACTGTTCCTGTTggttttttcccttcttttctgTCTATGCAGTTACAGCATCTGAGCGAAGAATGTCTGAAGCCTTTAATTTATATGTCAGTTATGGGCTGTGCAATCAGGAAATAGTTTGTGAAACACCTTTGGGATCTAGAAAACCAGCGTGTGTTTGTGCCTATGTTAGTATGAGTGCGACAGAAAAAGATTGGTT includes the following:
- the si:ch211-225h24.2 gene encoding testis development-related protein, which produces MFKKTKSKVLVDYASEEDDMSWHYHHSYKDKDIEGEEEDEEAVTAASKEAKVKKIMSKKERREKKMFSSKDDEHFLLTGVKLADRRGSHKKIKDDEKEKEKKDKPEKGHCFWESVTMTMRQISPAKKLEKMEGWEPPHLENLNETVTDEPVVEKNQRGDLAVSLPDSLSVPLELASWGGRGLEEDSSRYANLSDSKDSTAAVRWTARAKVKLAGISRMSRGIVSEGMWEGFK